Proteins from a single region of Candidatus Sulfotelmatobacter sp.:
- a CDS encoding YbhB/YbcL family Raf kinase inhibitor-like protein, translated as MKSRQGSTISRAATGDSRAAKFTLRSSAFADGAEIPVVFTADGADRSPPLAWESAPEATREFALIVNDPDAPSGNWIHWVLYRVPGEQRDLPQGVPGHEVVDGIGTQGLNDFGSVGWGGPSPPGGRSHRYRFRLLALDAPLALRPRLSAAELLEAIRGHVLAETILTGNYQRVSGR; from the coding sequence ATGAAATCACGCCAGGGCTCGACGATCTCGCGTGCCGCCACCGGTGATTCGCGCGCCGCGAAATTCACGCTCCGCAGCTCCGCGTTTGCCGACGGAGCCGAGATCCCGGTGGTGTTCACCGCCGATGGGGCCGATCGCTCCCCTCCGCTGGCTTGGGAGTCGGCCCCGGAGGCCACGCGCGAGTTCGCACTGATCGTGAACGACCCCGACGCCCCGTCCGGCAATTGGATTCACTGGGTGTTGTACCGCGTGCCGGGCGAGCAGCGCGATCTCCCGCAGGGCGTTCCCGGCCACGAGGTCGTCGACGGCATCGGCACCCAGGGGCTGAACGACTTCGGAAGCGTCGGTTGGGGTGGCCCCAGCCCGCCCGGCGGGCGCAGCCATCGCTATCGCTTCCGCCTGCTCGCGCTCGATGCACCGCTCGCTCTCAGGCCGAGGCTGAGCGCCGCCGAGCTGCTCGAGGCGATTCGAGGGCATGTTCTGGCCGAGACGATTCTGACGGGAAATTATCAGCGCGT